A portion of the Calothrix sp. 336/3 genome contains these proteins:
- a CDS encoding ROK family protein: MPKIRLLQPGDEHILEAFLVKHAASSMFLRSNLRAVGLENQGNTFQGKYAAAIADGQIVAVATHYWNGMIILQAPTHLESVVTNCLELEKRDIFGISGPANQVENTCKILGFEEKQFRVAEREILFALELCNLRVPIALVTGNVECRLPIPSELELLVEWSVAYQVETLGQALFEAIHGLEANATASVIMVGTGIGAAFYVNGQVLRGTSGWAGELGSIPISSVVGNSSQTLDRLASGAAIVKKLGVDGEQLSALVDRGDSHTLEAIREAGYSLGLGIATVINIFNPSLIVLAGGTLRWSGYLEAAL; the protein is encoded by the coding sequence ATGCCTAAAATTCGGCTTTTACAACCCGGTGACGAACATATTCTCGAAGCTTTTCTCGTCAAACATGCGGCAAGCTCGATGTTTTTGCGATCTAACTTACGTGCGGTTGGGTTGGAGAACCAAGGCAACACATTCCAGGGGAAATATGCAGCAGCGATCGCAGATGGTCAAATCGTTGCTGTTGCTACCCATTATTGGAATGGTATGATAATTCTACAAGCACCAACACATTTGGAAAGTGTTGTGACAAACTGCTTGGAGTTGGAAAAACGAGACATTTTTGGAATTAGTGGTCCTGCGAATCAAGTTGAAAATACCTGTAAGATTTTGGGATTTGAGGAGAAACAGTTTCGCGTTGCCGAACGGGAAATTTTGTTTGCCTTGGAATTATGCAACTTAAGAGTACCGATCGCGCTGGTGACTGGAAATGTGGAGTGTCGTTTACCAATACCCAGTGAATTGGAATTGTTGGTTGAGTGGAGTGTCGCGTATCAAGTCGAGACTTTGGGACAAGCATTATTTGAGGCTATCCACGGACTGGAGGCAAATGCAACCGCATCTGTAATTATGGTTGGGACTGGGATTGGTGCTGCTTTCTACGTGAATGGGCAAGTTTTGCGGGGTACTTCCGGTTGGGCTGGGGAGCTTGGTAGTATTCCCATATCATCGGTCGTCGGTAATTCGAGCCAAACCCTCGATCGATTGGCTAGTGGTGCGGCAATTGTAAAAAAGTTGGGGGTTGACGGGGAGCAATTGAGCGCATTAGTCGATCGGGGAGATAGCCATACTTTAGAAGCAATTAGGGAAGCTGGATATTCTTTGGGGTTGGGAATTGCTACGGTTATCAATATTTTCAATCCCAGTTTAATTGTTCTAGCTGGGGGAACATTACGATGGTCGGGTTATCTTGAGGCTGCGTTGTAA
- a CDS encoding GNAT family N-acetyltransferase, whose product MDLIYDQERSEPDIPEVIYSFEPSYWGQSFASEIVPAMLNYGLEQCGLHRILATIAPENPASCRVAEKAGMVFDREEIESDGLPSLFYFIEANSAERR is encoded by the coding sequence GTGGACTTAATCTACGATCAAGAGCGGAGCGAACCAGACATTCCAGAAGTGATTTACAGCTTTGAGCCATCCTATTGGGGACAAAGCTTTGCCAGCGAAATTGTTCCTGCAATGCTTAACTATGGGTTAGAACAATGTGGGCTGCACAGGATTCTTGCTACGATTGCGCCGGAAAATCCGGCTTCATGCCGTGTTGCAGAAAAAGCTGGGATGGTATTCGATCGCGAAGAGATTGAATCGGATGGGCTACCGTCACTTTTCTACTTTATTGAGGCAAATAGTGCCGAGCGTCGATAG
- a CDS encoding DevA family ABC transporter ATP-binding protein — MLSSPAISISHLNHYYGQGSLRKQVLYDINLQIEPGEIIIMTGPSGSGKTTLLTLMGSLRSLQEGSLTILGNELLGASKDKMTLFRRNIGYIFQAHNLLNFLTAYQNVEMALEMHDVTAAEADTRIRNVLAAVGLEHRMNYYPRDLSGGQKQRVAIARALVSQPKIILADEPTAALDKKSGRDVVEIMEKLAKEQGCTILLVTHDNRILDLADRIVYMEDGYLVNRDDVVEKVG, encoded by the coding sequence ATGCTTTCATCACCTGCAATTTCCATTTCCCATCTCAATCACTATTACGGTCAAGGTTCTCTACGAAAGCAGGTTTTATATGATATTAATCTGCAAATCGAACCGGGTGAAATCATTATTATGACCGGACCATCGGGTTCGGGAAAGACAACATTATTAACCCTGATGGGAAGTTTGCGATCGCTGCAAGAAGGTAGTTTAACTATTCTGGGAAACGAATTGCTTGGTGCTAGCAAAGATAAGATGACCCTATTTCGTCGCAATATCGGTTATATTTTTCAGGCACACAACCTGTTAAATTTTCTCACAGCCTATCAAAATGTCGAAATGGCACTGGAAATGCATGATGTCACCGCAGCAGAAGCAGATACTCGAATTCGCAATGTTTTAGCTGCCGTGGGGTTAGAACATCGGATGAATTACTATCCCAGGGATTTATCGGGTGGGCAAAAACAACGGGTGGCGATCGCCCGTGCTTTAGTCAGTCAACCAAAAATTATTCTCGCAGACGAACCAACCGCAGCTCTCGATAAAAAATCGGGACGGGATGTGGTGGAAATTATGGAAAAGCTTGCCAAAGAACAGGGTTGTACAATTTTGTTAGTCACCCACGACAACCGGATTTTAGATTTAGCTGATCGGATTGTTTATATGGAAGATGGATATTTGGTGAATCGGGATGATGTTGTCGAGAAAGTTGGGTAA
- a CDS encoding GNAT family N-acetyltransferase gives MFRIHSNPKVAQYMGDGKPLTYERCVKWIEISIQNYKTKGFGVSAVIEKSTHELIGCCGLNLRSRAERTRHSRSDLQL, from the coding sequence GTGTTTAGGATACATAGCAATCCAAAGGTGGCGCAGTATATGGGGGACGGAAAACCGTTGACTTACGAACGTTGTGTTAAGTGGATCGAGATATCAATTCAAAATTATAAAACTAAAGGCTTTGGGGTTTCGGCGGTTATAGAGAAAAGCACACACGAGTTAATAGGGTGTTGTGGACTTAATCTACGATCAAGAGCGGAGCGAACCAGACATTCCAGAAGTGATTTACAGCTTTGA
- the devC gene encoding ABC transporter permease DevC: MTNSKKSQKKPLFLSWLQLKKERARLIVAIAGISFADVLMFLQMGFRGALFSSAVEFHDSLNGEIVMVSGRSRSLISLDRFTERRLYQVAGVRGVASVSPIYLNSIQWRNPDNKQIWDIYAIGINPEHQVMNIPGVEANRQKLRKPDTVLFNLGSRNEFGPIAQQFESGKAITTEINERQISIQGLFKLSPTFGINAYLVTSDVNFLRMANFRQPGLIDVGVIKLQPGADVSQVLADIRLRLPNDVKVMTKSEYAKAEVAFWNASTPVGYTFDLGVVIAFIVGAIIVYQILYSDVTDHLPEYATLKAMGFRDRYLLVVVFQESLILAALGFIPGTAIALGIYRITNIATMLPMAMDLGRVVFVFILTAIMSSFSAAMAVRKLQTADPADIF, from the coding sequence TTTCTATCCTGGCTACAGCTAAAAAAAGAGCGAGCGCGTTTAATCGTAGCAATTGCGGGAATCAGCTTTGCCGATGTTTTGATGTTCTTGCAAATGGGATTTCGGGGAGCGTTGTTTAGTAGTGCGGTGGAATTTCACGATAGCTTGAATGGGGAAATCGTTATGGTCAGTGGGCGATCGCGATCGCTGATTTCCCTCGACCGATTCACAGAACGACGTTTATATCAAGTAGCAGGGGTAAGGGGTGTTGCCTCCGTAAGTCCGATTTATCTCAATTCGATTCAATGGCGTAATCCCGATAACAAACAAATTTGGGATATCTATGCAATTGGCATAAACCCGGAACATCAAGTCATGAATATCCCCGGTGTGGAAGCTAACCGCCAAAAACTCCGCAAACCGGATACCGTATTGTTCAACCTTGGTTCTCGCAACGAATTTGGTCCGATTGCCCAGCAATTTGAGTCGGGAAAAGCCATTACCACCGAAATCAACGAACGCCAAATTTCCATCCAGGGATTGTTCAAACTCAGCCCAACTTTTGGTATTAATGCATACCTCGTTACTAGCGATGTCAACTTTTTACGGATGGCAAATTTCCGCCAACCGGGGTTAATTGATGTTGGTGTGATTAAACTTCAGCCCGGTGCAGATGTCTCGCAAGTATTAGCAGACATCCGATTGCGGCTACCGAATGATGTCAAAGTTATGACAAAATCAGAATACGCAAAAGCCGAAGTCGCCTTCTGGAATGCCAGCACACCAGTGGGTTACACCTTCGATTTAGGTGTGGTAATTGCCTTTATTGTCGGTGCGATCATTGTCTATCAAATTCTTTACAGCGATGTTACCGACCATTTACCCGAATATGCCACCCTCAAAGCAATGGGATTTCGCGATCGGTATTTACTGGTTGTCGTGTTCCAGGAATCTTTGATTTTGGCTGCCCTGGGATTTATTCCCGGTACGGCGATCGCCTTGGGCATTTATCGCATCACGAATATTGCCACAATGTTACCAATGGCGATGGATTTGGGACGAGTCGTGTTTGTGTTTATCCTCACAGCAATCATGAGTTCGTTCTCTGCGGCAATGGCAGTACGTAAATTACAAACAGCCGACCCCGCCGATATTTTTTAG